CCCCGGCTTCGCCGTCATCTTCGTCGCCGTCACGACGATGGCCGCCGCCGCGCTGTGGGCGCTCTTTCGGTGGAGCGCCGCCGGGCTACTCGGCGTTCCGTTCTCGAGCGACCACGACACCGTGATGTGGGAGTTCGTGTACTCCGCGATCGCCGGCCTCGGTGCCGGAGTCGTCTTCGAACTGTATTTCAGACGTCTCGGTCGACTCGAGCAGGCCCGGATCGCCGCCCAGGCGGTGCGTGAGGGGGACAATGCGTAACCTCACCGATGTCCTCCCCTCACAACAGCGCCAGCGTCAACTCTCCTATCTCATGGAGATCGGGCTGGTCGGCATGCTGTTTATCGGGATCGACAGGGGCAACGGCGGAATCGTCATCAACACCGTGGTGGCATTGATAGTGACGCAGCTCCCGCCGATCCTCGAGCGCGACTACGGGATTCCGATGGACCCTCGGCTGACGCTGTGGATCACCACCGCCGTCTTCTTGCACGCGTTCGGCACCGTCGGGCTGCCGGGAAGCACCGCGACGTTCTACAGTCAGGTCTGGTGGTGGGACCACATGACCCACGCGCTGTCGGCGTCGCTGGTCGCCGGCGTTGGCTACGCCACCGTCCGCGCGATCCACGAACACGCTGACGGTATCCACTTCCCGCAGCGATTCGCCGCCGTCTTCATTCTGCTGTTCGTCCTCGCCTTCGGCGTCCTCTGGGAGGTCCTCGAGTTCGCCATCGCGCTGTCGGCCGACGCACTCGGGATGGAACCCGTTCTCACGCAGTACGGACTCGACGACACGATGCTCGATCTCGTGTTCAACTCGATCGGCGGACTGCTCGTCGCCCTGTGGGGCGGGGCCTACCTCTCGGGCGTCTCCGGTGCGATCCGCGACCGACTCGAGGAGCAAAGCGAGTAACCGCTCCGCTCACCGTCGGTTCACGCTTGAAAAGTAAATCACAACGATGGGCGGCGGCGACGGGAGCTACGTTCGGAACGATTCGCCACAGCCGCACTCGCTGACGACGTTGGGATTCTCGACGTGGAACCCCTCGGCCTGCAGGCCGCTCTCGTAGTCCAGACGGCTGCCTTCGATGTATTTCAGGCTGGCCGGATCGACGAACACGCGAAGCCCGTGGTGCTCGTAGATCGTATCGTCGTCGTCGGGCGAATCATCGAACCGCATTCCGTAGGATAGTCCCGCACAGCCACCCTGCTGGACGAAGAGTCGAAGTCCCGCTACGGTATCGTCGAGCCCTTCGCTCTCGAGCAGGGAGCGCGCCTGCTCGGCCGCCGGTTCCGTCACTTCGATTTCGGGACGCGCGTCCGCCTCGCCGCCATCCATGCTGTCCGTGCTCATACGTGTTCATTCCGTCGCAACGGTGTTAACTGTGACGCCCTCAGGCCCGTCGAGTCGAACCAGCCGCTCGAGTTGCGTTCACTCTCGCTCTCGCCCTCTCCTCCCGCCGATCGACGGCCGTGTGAATCGGGCGCGGTGGCGCTCAGTAGCTACAATAGTTGTTCGCGTGGCGCTGTACCGAGCGGTAGTACGTCCCGAACTGCCGTTCGTCGTTTCGCGAGAGTTCGATCTCGTGTTCGGCTAGTAGCTCGAGCATCCGGTTCAGCTCGCACTCGTACCACATCGAGAGGAGCCGTACGTTCTTCTGTGCGTAATCGTAGTTCCGCTCGAGCACACGCCTATCAGTCG
The genomic region above belongs to Natronorubrum halophilum and contains:
- a CDS encoding HesB/IscA family protein yields the protein MSTDSMDGGEADARPEIEVTEPAAEQARSLLESEGLDDTVAGLRLFVQQGGCAGLSYGMRFDDSPDDDDTIYEHHGLRVFVDPASLKYIEGSRLDYESGLQAEGFHVENPNVVSECGCGESFRT